The following is a genomic window from Hymenobacter chitinivorans DSM 11115.
AATCTTTATTCCCTACCAGGATGTGGCCCTGGTGGGGCCCAACGGCACGCTCACTCCGTTGCTACCCGCCCGGGATGCCCGCCGTCAGCCCGGCCAGCTCGACCTGCGCACCGCTGAATCCAAGGGCCTCAGCTTTGCTTTGCCCCTGGCCAAGCCCTGAGCCGGCCGGATTTGGGGCCTATTCGCTACCTGTTTGCGCTTATGAAAAACCGTTTCCCGACCCGCACCGCCGCTATTGCGCTGTTTGTTATCCTGAGCCTGATGGTGCTCTTTCACCTGCTGGTCCTGACCGGCCTGGTGCCCTACGGCAGCGTGTGGGGTGGGCGCCTGCGCAGCTACGGCCAAATGGTCCGATTCGAAGCCGTTGCCATTAGCGTAAATCTGCTGCTGCTGGCCGTGGTGCGCGCAGCGGCGGGTGGGTGGGGGCGGCGGGTGCCCCGGCTCCTGCTCCGGGCGGCGCTCTGGCTGATGACGGGCCTTTTTCTGCTCAACACCGTGGGCAACCTGCTGGCCCACACCACGCTGGAACGCCTGGTTTTTACGCCCCTGACGCTGCTGCTGGCCCTCTGTAGCCTGCGGTTGGCCCTTGGTTCGCCGGCGGCCGCCCCGGCCCCCGATTCCCGCCTGTAGCCCCCTTTTCCTACCTGCTTCCTGCCGCCTTATGCCGTTCGTTGCGCTTCTATTGCTGCTGCTGTTGAGTGCCTGCGCGGCGCCCGAGCGGGAGCCAGCCGTGCCAGCCGGGTTTGTGGCCCGCACCGTTGCCTTTGCCCCGGAGCCTAAGTTTGTTTCGCCCCCGGGGGCCATCAGCCTGCACGTGCCCGCCCGCTACGATACGCTGCTTACCTGGGTCGACCAGGCCGACACACCCGGCGGCGACCAGTGCAAATACCGGTTTGTAGCGGCCCGTGGGTGCTTGCTGCAGGAAAGCGGCTTCTACCGGCGCGGCACCGTGTGCCAGGGCCCCCTCGACCGGCTGACCATCATTACCCAGGCCACCAGCAGCGCTGAGGAAAGCCTGGCTACGGTGGCCCGCCGCCGCCGGCACGCCGACGAAACCAATCAGGCTATTGGCGTGGCTCCCATCGTCTGGAAGTCACAAAAGCTGGTCGTCGTCGATGGCCGCACGTTTTCCGTGGTCGAATCCTTCGGGGGCAACTCCCTGGTAGCGGCGCCCTACAGCCAGGTGCGGGCCGTAACGGTGCTGCCGGGCGCCGGTCATAATTGGGAAGTTACCCTGCTCTTTGAGTGCAAGCAACCCCGTTGCCAGCACCTGGGCCGGGAAGCGGCCCAGGTGCTGCAGTCGGTGCGCGTGGCTACGCCGGCGGGGGCTGGCTCGGCGCCCGGGCGCTGAAGCGGAAGCCTGGGAAGCTAGCTGCGGGCCGCCAAAAAGGCCGTAACGGCACCCGAATACGTGAGGGTAAGCCGGTGCATGGCCCGGGTGCAGGCCACGTAGAGCATGCTCCTGTCGACCTGGGTTTGGTAGTTGCGGGCCGAGGCAAACGGCACCAGGACCTCATCAAACTCCAGCCCCTTGGCCAGGTGGGCCGTGGTAATGATGATGCCTTCCTTGAACGTGGTGGACTCGGGCGTGAGCAAATGCACCCCCGGCATTTCCCTGACGGCCTCGTGCACCCGGGCGGCCTGCCGCAGGGTTTTGCAGATAATGCCCAGGGAATGATTACTGGAGCCCGCAAAGGCTCCGATTAGCTGCCGGATTGTCTGGAGCTCGTCGTCCGGGCTGGTGCAGGGGCGTACGGCCGGCTCCGGCCCGTGCCGCTCCAGCGGAATAATGTTGGGGTTGGGCGCAATACGCTGGGTAAAGGCGGTAATCTCCACCGTGGAACGGTAGCTGCGGAAGAGCTTGACCACGTCGGCCTGCGGAAATACCCGTTCAATGGTTTCGGCCGAGGAGGAGCTGTAGGGGTTAACCGTCTGGCTTACGTCGCCCAGAATCGTTTTGCGGCACCGGAACAGGCGCGACAACACCGCGTACTGCACCGGGGTGTAATCCTGCATTTCGTCGACCAGCAAGTGCTTGACCTGGTCGTAGGCGCTGATGCCTTCCAGCCGCAGGCGCAGGTAGATCAGGGCAAAAACGTCGGCGTACTCCAGGCGCAGCCGGTGGTCGAGCTTGAGCAGCTCGGGCCTTTCAAGCCAGCGGTAAAAATCCCGGTACAGGTCCAGCACGTTGTTAAGCTTAAACATGCGCGGAATACCTTCCCCGATGGCCGCTTTTTCGCCCCCGGTCAGCTTGCGGCGCACCGCGTCGCGCACGTAGGCCCGCACGTCGTCGGCCACCAGCGCAAATCGTTTCAGGAGCGGCACCCGGTGGTAGGTCCTGAACTTGTCCAGTAGCAGCTGCTTGGGCACGACGGTCGCGCCAACCCGCAGGTCGGTTACGGCGAAGTAGGTATTCTCAATGTGGAGCAGGTACTGGTTAAGCTTGCTCAAAAACTCAAAGGACGATTTGAACTGAATCCGCTCGATGAAAGCCGCGTCGTGGTGCTCGAGCAGAGCCGACACTTGCTCAAAGAAGGTCTGGAACGTGTAGCGGTGGTCGAGCAGGTCGGCGGCCAGCTCCTCCATGCCCAGCTCGGGAATATGCTCTTCCCCCAGCTCGGGCAAGACGTTGGAAATATAGTCGGCAAAGACCTTGTTGGGCGAGATAATCAGGATGTCTTTGGCCGCAATGGTTTCGCGGTAGCGGTAGAGCAGAAATGCTATGCGGTGCAGGGCAATGGAGGTTTTGCCCGAGCCGGCCACGCCCTGAATGACCATCACCAGGGCCTCCTCGTTGCGAATCACCGCGTTCTGGTCGCGCTGAATGGTGGCCACGATGTTCTTCATCTTGTCGTCCGAGGACTTGGCCAGCTCCCGCTGCAGCACGTCGTCGTGGATGTTAACGTCGTTTTCGAGCATGAACTCCAGGCGCCCATCCCGGATTTTGTACTGCCGCTTCCGTTCGATGCTGCCCCGCACCGTGCCGGAAGGGGTGGTGTAAAAGGCGTCGCCCAGCTCGAAATCGTAGAACATGGAGGAAATGGGGGCCCGCCAGTCGTAAATCAGGCTCTGGTGCTGCTGCACGTCGGTGAAGGAGTGCACGCCGATGTAGACCGGGGCCGCGGCCTTGTGCTGGGCGGCAAAATCAATGCGGCCGAAGTAGGGCGACTGGGCCAGCTTGAGCAGCTTACGCTTGCGGGCCACGGCGGCTTCGCCGGTAAAGGCCATGCGGTTAATCGATTGGCCCGCGGCCACCATGTCGGCGTCGTCCATACCCGACTGGTGCTCGTGGATGTACTGCTTTTTCTGCCGGAGCTCGTTGGAAAACTGCTTGACCGAGTCATCTACCCATTTCACCGCCAAGGACAGTTTCTCCTTGATTTCCTCCAGGTATTCCCGTTCTTCTCGTTCCGTTTCGTTCATGAACTGCGCTTTTGCCTAATGGGCCCCAAAGGTCCGGCAAATTCTGGTCAGTTGCAGACTTGGGCCGCTTTTAGAACGAAAAAGGCGGCGCAACCGGCGCTACGACTTCCGGCTGGCCCGAAAAAGCATAGCGCCAGTTGCGCCGCCTACTGATTACGTAGTTACTAGCCCAGTCGGGTAAACCTGCCCTGCTAGTCGCGGCCGGCCAGCACCTCGCGCACCTGGGTCCACCGGATTCCCGGGTACCGGTCGTTGTCCAGGGGCTCGGCGAGCTTGGCTTGGCCGCTGAGCATATTGTGCAGGTACTGCATGCCCTGCCAGGGCGGAAACACCTCATGGCGGGCCGGGGCCACGGTCTTGGTTACCTTAATCAGGCCGGCCAGCACGCCCAGGCTACCGGCCCGCAGCAGCTTAAACTCCTGGCCCGTAGCGGCCCGGGCGGCCGCCTGCAGCCCGCGGATGCTGGCCACTTCCCCGGCCACGCGCAGGTAGCGGGGCGTGGTCGGGTCCAGGGCCGCGGCGGCCGTATACTCGGCCGTGTTGACCATGGTGGTGAAGTCCAGGGGCTGGTCGGGGCTGCCCCAGTACACCACCCGGCGGGGACCGGTCAGAATAACCGGGGCCTGGCC
Proteins encoded in this region:
- a CDS encoding HelD family protein, whose translation is MNETEREEREYLEEIKEKLSLAVKWVDDSVKQFSNELRQKKQYIHEHQSGMDDADMVAAGQSINRMAFTGEAAVARKRKLLKLAQSPYFGRIDFAAQHKAAAPVYIGVHSFTDVQQHQSLIYDWRAPISSMFYDFELGDAFYTTPSGTVRGSIERKRQYKIRDGRLEFMLENDVNIHDDVLQRELAKSSDDKMKNIVATIQRDQNAVIRNEEALVMVIQGVAGSGKTSIALHRIAFLLYRYRETIAAKDILIISPNKVFADYISNVLPELGEEHIPELGMEELAADLLDHRYTFQTFFEQVSALLEHHDAAFIERIQFKSSFEFLSKLNQYLLHIENTYFAVTDLRVGATVVPKQLLLDKFRTYHRVPLLKRFALVADDVRAYVRDAVRRKLTGGEKAAIGEGIPRMFKLNNVLDLYRDFYRWLERPELLKLDHRLRLEYADVFALIYLRLRLEGISAYDQVKHLLVDEMQDYTPVQYAVLSRLFRCRKTILGDVSQTVNPYSSSSAETIERVFPQADVVKLFRSYRSTVEITAFTQRIAPNPNIIPLERHGPEPAVRPCTSPDDELQTIRQLIGAFAGSSNHSLGIICKTLRQAARVHEAVREMPGVHLLTPESTTFKEGIIITTAHLAKGLEFDEVLVPFASARNYQTQVDRSMLYVACTRAMHRLTLTYSGAVTAFLAARS